A part of Nitrososphaerota archaeon genomic DNA contains:
- a CDS encoding D-glycerate dehydrogenase yields the protein MAKKFNVFISAPIHEDGIKLLEKEANVIISEKHPSMLTKDDIINNAKNADALIVTGNVEKITKEIIESLPKLKIIARYGVGYDNVDVQAATKKGIYVTIAPVLEETVADHAFALLLCLARNICKANYHMKNKKWESDLFIGIDIYNKTIGIIGLGRIGTKVAERAKGFKMKILYYDIIRKKELEEKLNLEYKNLDNLLKESDFIIISVPLTNETKNMISEREFSLMKKSAFLINIARGPIVDHEALIKALKERRIAGAGLDVFYQEPLPIDDPLLDLDNVILTPHIASNTIECRKRMSIAVAEEVLRVLHGEKPKYAINIL from the coding sequence ATGGCAAAGAAATTCAATGTTTTCATAAGTGCACCAATTCATGAAGATGGTATTAAATTATTAGAGAAAGAAGCTAATGTTATTATTTCAGAAAAACATCCAAGCATGCTTACTAAAGACGATATTATAAATAATGCAAAAAATGCAGATGCTTTAATAGTTACTGGTAATGTAGAAAAAATTACTAAAGAAATTATAGAATCCTTACCAAAACTTAAAATTATTGCTAGGTATGGTGTAGGCTATGATAATGTTGATGTTCAAGCAGCAACAAAAAAAGGAATATATGTTACTATCGCTCCAGTTCTTGAGGAAACCGTAGCAGATCATGCATTTGCTCTATTACTTTGTTTAGCAAGAAACATATGTAAAGCAAATTATCATATGAAAAACAAAAAATGGGAATCAGATCTATTCATAGGCATAGATATTTATAATAAAACAATTGGTATTATTGGATTAGGAAGAATTGGAACTAAAGTTGCTGAAAGAGCAAAAGGCTTTAAAATGAAAATATTATACTATGACATAATAAGAAAAAAGGAACTAGAAGAAAAGTTAAATTTAGAATATAAAAATTTAGACAACCTTCTTAAAGAATCAGATTTTATAATAATTTCTGTTCCTTTAACAAATGAAACTAAAAATATGATAAGTGAAAGAGAATTTTCATTAATGAAAAAATCAGCATTTTTAATAAATATTGCAAGAGGACCAATAGTAGACCATGAAGCTTTAATTAAAGCATTAAAAGAAAGAAGAATAGCAGGTGCAGGATTAGATGTATTCTATCAAGAACCTTTACCAATTGATGATCCTTTATTAGATTTAGATAATGTAATATTAACTCCTCATATAGCATCAAATACTATTGAATGCCGTAAACGTATGTCTATAGCTGTTGCAGAAGAAGTTTTAAGAGTACTTCATGGTGAAAAACCAAAATACGCTATAAACATCTTATGA
- a CDS encoding caspase family protein, translated as MPIAYASNNEASDVEITPKISIKGSPKGKGKPAPPTATGMLGDSPPDLDHKWAVIIGISDYYGTANDIKYADDDALDMLNTLIEVYGYQRDHIKLLISDYNVNNATKSKIINAIEWLRGSEKAEDEVVFFYSGHGARGKANDGDKESIDEAIVPYECTAESLIWDGELKTLFAEFETSRIIFIFDSCYSGGMTDLKANGRIVVMASTENGLSYEGEGWQNGVFTYYFVDKGMYQGLANTHDYSEIEGNEPATIEEAFDYARANVPSVVSQTPTISDSFENDLLP; from the coding sequence ATGCCAATAGCATATGCAAGCAATAATGAAGCTTCTGATGTAGAAATAACACCTAAAATTTCTATTAAAGGATCACCAAAAGGTAAAGGTAAACCTGCTCCTCCAACAGCAACTGGTATGCTTGGCGATTCACCTCCAGACCTAGATCATAAATGGGCTGTGATTATTGGAATTTCAGATTATTACGGAACAGCAAACGATATCAAATATGCAGATGATGATGCTTTAGATATGCTTAATACTTTAATTGAGGTCTATGGTTATCAAAGAGACCATATAAAGTTGCTTATCTCAGATTATAATGTTAATAATGCAACAAAGAGTAAAATAATTAATGCAATTGAATGGTTAAGAGGTAGTGAAAAAGCTGAAGATGAAGTTGTTTTCTTCTATAGTGGTCATGGAGCAAGAGGTAAAGCGAATGATGGAGATAAAGAAAGTATCGATGAAGCTATAGTTCCTTATGAATGTACAGCTGAAAGCTTAATTTGGGATGGAGAATTAAAAACATTATTTGCAGAATTTGAAACTTCAAGAATAATTTTCATTTTTGATTCTTGTTATTCAGGTGGAATGACAGATTTAAAAGCTAATGGAAGAATTGTAGTTATGGCTTCTACTGAAAATGGATTATCATATGAAGGTGAGGGGTGGCAAAATGGGGTATTCACATATTATTTTGTTGATAAAGGAATGTATCAAGGATTAGCAAATACTCATGATTATTCTGAAATAGAAGGAAATGAACCTGCAACTATAGAAGAAGCATTTGATTATGCAAGAGCTAATGTTCCTTCTGTTGTATCGCAAACACCTACGATAAGCGATTCATTTGAAAACGACTTACTACCATAA
- a CDS encoding AroM family protein, with protein sequence MVKIAFLTIGQSPRIDIMRDIKSLLPSNIEIIEVGALDNLNEKEINFITPSNNKEKEVLVSRLRNGKQVLIDRRKLIPLIKKCIKNIENHVDGIVLLCTDDFPEINSKKILIKPYELLNSFVSIIDGKILGIVVPIKEQINFAKKRWSKIFPKKIIIHSYSPYTNEEIKMEDFEDFKFADLIVLDCIGYTIKHKIFMYKTFKKPILLPRTLIARTINEIYCSEAI encoded by the coding sequence ATGGTGAAAATAGCTTTTTTAACAATTGGGCAATCTCCTAGAATAGACATAATGAGAGATATTAAATCATTATTGCCTTCTAATATTGAAATAATTGAAGTAGGAGCATTAGATAATTTAAATGAAAAAGAAATAAACTTCATAACTCCTTCAAATAATAAAGAAAAAGAAGTACTTGTTTCAAGACTTAGAAATGGTAAACAAGTTTTAATAGATAGAAGAAAATTAATACCATTAATTAAAAAATGTATAAAAAATATTGAAAACCATGTAGATGGCATAGTACTTTTATGTACAGATGATTTTCCTGAAATAAATTCTAAAAAAATATTAATTAAGCCATATGAATTATTAAATAGCTTTGTTTCAATAATTGATGGAAAAATTTTAGGAATTGTTGTACCAATTAAAGAACAAATAAATTTTGCTAAAAAAAGATGGAGTAAAATATTTCCTAAAAAAATTATTATTCATTCATATTCACCTTATACAAATGAAGAAATAAAAATGGAGGATTTTGAAGATTTTAAATTTGCTGATTTAATAGTTTTAGATTGTATAGGTTATACGATTAAGCATAAAATTTTTATGTATAAAACCTTTAAAAAACCCATTCTTCTTCCAAGAACATTGATTGCAAGAACTATAAATGAAATATATTGTAGTGAAGCTATTTGA
- a CDS encoding 2-oxoacid:ferredoxin oxidoreductase subunit alpha: MKELSLIIGGPQGAGLETSAQILTYSLAYSGYGIISDREYFSNIKGRHSYIHSLVSSKRIPSSLTYPVQLIAALDHETIFTHFNSLEDGGVMIYDVLTEDKTLDDTPSMEESLKNKLRSEFKLLGIDGSIKSLIKYIKNIKKVETIPLNYFEIINEVSKKIALPASQAARYVSSIVIGAIAGLMNIKKKYIEYSLTRRFSDKPELIQHNKTIINMVYNKIIEKYGYKLELEQSKLKYRELMIVSGNDVVAMGKIVGGLRYQSYYPITPAADESFTIESYEKLKVNDKDIGSIIVIQTEDEIAAITSAIGATLTGVRASTSTSGPGFSLMVEGLGWAGMNEAPIVITYYQRGGPSTGLPTRGSQGDLLFSLYASHGEFPRIVLASGDHLEAFYDTIEAFNLAEKYQTPVIHLLDKFLANSIVTLNVPNLSSTTIERGALIEKVSGEYKRFDLSKPISLRAVLGATIMWYTGDEHNELGHINEDSENREKMYRKRLEKLKIANEEIPEERRVSYYGSEDDEILLVGWGFTKGVVMDTLNILNDKGIKAGYLHIRMFSPFPSKFVKEMLNKFEENNIIAIEHNYLAQAAEIIHINTGIKIKKNVIKYNGRPIYLNELVEAILRILEGEDRVVLKYGP; this comes from the coding sequence ATGAAGGAATTATCTCTCATTATTGGAGGCCCACAAGGAGCTGGTTTAGAAACAAGTGCACAGATATTAACATATTCATTAGCTTATTCAGGATATGGTATAATATCAGATAGAGAGTATTTCTCAAATATAAAAGGAAGACATAGTTATATACACTCTCTAGTTTCTTCAAAAAGAATACCAAGTTCATTAACATATCCTGTACAACTAATTGCTGCATTAGACCATGAAACCATTTTTACACATTTTAATAGCCTAGAAGATGGGGGAGTAATGATTTATGATGTTTTAACAGAGGATAAGACTTTAGATGATACACCAAGCATGGAGGAAAGCTTGAAGAATAAACTTCGTTCAGAATTCAAATTATTAGGAATAGACGGATCTATTAAATCTCTCATTAAATATATTAAAAATATTAAGAAAGTTGAAACAATTCCTTTAAATTATTTTGAGATTATTAATGAAGTTTCTAAGAAAATAGCTTTGCCAGCTTCTCAAGCAGCTAGATATGTAAGCTCAATTGTTATTGGAGCTATAGCAGGATTAATGAATATAAAGAAGAAATATATAGAGTATTCTTTAACTAGAAGATTTAGTGATAAACCTGAATTAATTCAGCATAACAAGACTATTATTAATATGGTTTATAATAAAATAATAGAAAAATATGGATACAAACTAGAACTTGAGCAATCAAAATTAAAATATAGAGAATTAATGATAGTTAGCGGAAACGATGTAGTAGCAATGGGTAAGATTGTTGGAGGCTTAAGATATCAAAGCTATTATCCTATAACACCTGCAGCTGATGAAAGTTTTACAATAGAATCCTATGAAAAGCTAAAAGTAAATGATAAAGATATAGGTTCAATAATTGTTATACAAACAGAAGATGAAATAGCTGCAATTACTTCAGCAATAGGTGCAACTCTTACAGGGGTTAGAGCATCTACCTCAACTAGTGGTCCAGGTTTTAGTTTAATGGTTGAAGGCCTTGGTTGGGCAGGAATGAATGAAGCCCCTATAGTTATTACATATTATCAGAGAGGTGGACCAAGTACTGGACTTCCTACTAGAGGAAGCCAAGGCGATTTGCTTTTCTCATTATATGCATCGCATGGAGAGTTCCCAAGAATAGTTTTAGCATCAGGAGATCATCTAGAAGCATTTTATGACACAATAGAAGCATTTAATCTTGCAGAGAAATATCAAACTCCTGTAATACATTTACTTGATAAGTTTCTTGCAAATTCTATTGTAACATTAAATGTGCCAAATTTATCTTCTACTACTATCGAAAGAGGAGCTCTTATTGAAAAAGTTTCAGGAGAATATAAAAGATTCGATTTATCTAAGCCTATATCCTTAAGAGCTGTTTTAGGAGCTACTATAATGTGGTATACAGGAGATGAACATAATGAACTTGGACATATTAATGAAGATTCTGAAAATAGGGAGAAAATGTATAGAAAAAGATTAGAAAAACTGAAGATTGCAAATGAAGAAATTCCTGAAGAGAGACGTGTATCATATTATGGCTCAGAAGATGATGAAATATTATTGGTTGGATGGGGATTCACTAAAGGTGTGGTTATGGATACATTAAATATTCTTAATGATAAAGGAATAAAAGCAGGATATTTACATATAAGAATGTTTTCCCCATTCCCTTCAAAGTTTGTTAAAGAGATGCTGAATAAATTTGAAGAAAACAATATAATTGCTATTGAACATAATTACCTTGCGCAAGCAGCCGAGATAATACACATTAATACTGGAATAAAAATAAAGAAGAATGTTATAAAATATAATGGAAGACCAATATATTTGAATGAGCTAGTAGAAGCTATCCTAAGAATTCTTGAAGGTGAAGATAGAGTGGTGTTAAAATATGGCCCGTAA
- a CDS encoding PIN domain-containing protein, whose protein sequence is MFLIDTNIFLELFLNQKRADECEILLNKIASGEIEAVITSFTIHAIKAILNDSKLILTFLRNIENSLGLSIYDTTMDDQMAIAMLMEEKKLDFDDCLQYYVAKKLGVKAIISFDKHFSELDIPMKEPREIISSI, encoded by the coding sequence ATGTTTTTAATAGATACAAATATATTTTTAGAGCTTTTTCTTAATCAGAAAAGAGCTGATGAGTGCGAAATTTTATTAAATAAAATAGCGAGTGGTGAAATAGAAGCAGTAATTACTAGTTTTACAATTCATGCTATTAAAGCCATTCTAAATGATTCTAAATTAATATTAACTTTCTTAAGGAATATTGAAAATTCATTAGGCTTAAGTATTTATGATACAACAATGGATGATCAAATGGCCATTGCTATGCTAATGGAAGAGAAAAAATTAGACTTTGATGATTGCTTGCAATATTATGTTGCAAAAAAGTTAGGAGTAAAAGCAATAATTAGTTTTGATAAACATTTTAGTGAATTAGATATTCCTATGAAAGAACCTAGAGAGATAATATCTAGTATATAG
- a CDS encoding 2-oxoacid:ferredoxin oxidoreductase subunit beta, giving the protein MARKLTDYQSDVWVDWCPGCGNFGILASMYRALSELDLKPEETIIVSGIGCSGKTPHFIKVNGVHTLHGRAIPFAMGIKLANPKLTVIINSGDGDLLGIGAGHFVALGRRNIDLTIILHDNTVYGLTKGQASPTLKRKLKPKALPKPNIQDAVNPIALALASGYTFIARGYSMMVDHLKELIKKSIQHKGAALVDVLQPCVTYDNIHTIEYYKKRVYKLEDSDWNPIVDKPEEREEKIIKAWIKSQEYDEKIPIGVFYQDPYIDSFEERINERINTYLENPPAKQKIEQNGKPIINNETFRKIFNQYIIKIE; this is encoded by the coding sequence ATGGCCCGTAAACTAACAGACTATCAAAGTGATGTTTGGGTTGATTGGTGCCCTGGATGTGGAAATTTTGGAATACTTGCATCAATGTATCGTGCTTTATCCGAATTAGATCTAAAACCCGAAGAAACAATTATAGTAAGTGGTATAGGATGTTCTGGAAAAACTCCACATTTCATTAAAGTTAATGGTGTTCATACTTTACATGGTAGGGCTATACCATTTGCTATGGGTATAAAATTAGCAAATCCTAAACTAACAGTCATTATTAATAGTGGTGATGGTGATCTTTTAGGTATTGGTGCAGGACATTTTGTAGCACTAGGTAGAAGGAATATAGACTTAACGATCATTCTGCATGATAATACAGTTTATGGTTTAACTAAAGGTCAAGCCTCTCCAACATTAAAAAGAAAGCTTAAACCAAAAGCTTTACCAAAACCAAATATACAAGATGCGGTTAATCCAATAGCTTTAGCACTTGCTTCGGGTTATACATTCATAGCTAGAGGATATTCTATGATGGTAGATCATTTAAAAGAATTGATTAAGAAATCAATTCAACATAAAGGTGCAGCTTTAGTAGATGTATTACAACCATGTGTAACATATGATAACATACATACCATAGAGTATTATAAAAAGAGAGTCTATAAGCTAGAAGACTCGGATTGGAATCCAATTGTAGATAAACCTGAAGAAAGGGAAGAGAAAATTATTAAGGCTTGGATAAAGTCTCAAGAATATGATGAGAAAATACCAATAGGAGTTTTCTATCAAGATCCATATATAGATAGTTTTGAAGAAAGAATAAATGAAAGAATAAATACTTATCTTGAAAATCCACCTGCAAAACAGAAAATAGAGCAAAATGGTAAACCAATAATAAATAATGAGACTTTTAGGAAAATATTCAATCAATACATCATAAAGATAGAGTAA
- a CDS encoding TldD/PmbA family protein, whose translation MDPEDIPSLIIKLGKKYGATDVAANTIVSRTYMIRFSNNEITVAKTFRNIITNVFVMIKEHRAGSTIEELSTKSIEKNIKRIVSIAKTSPPGEIYAPLPKGPFKYNKKLLNIGKIKFDYEKLTNYVDEAINSALNSGAKRVAGSLIGKTITTYLKTSSGTSGKYTSNTLELSIRAFSSDIATGQFCTFATDEKTFNPSEIGKIAGEIAKKAIDPKPGEPGKYDAILGPMTFADLIQHLAFHSSAFNVEAGLSFLVDKIGQKVASEKLTVIDDATIENSYGSRPFDDEGFPTRKNVIVEKGILKTYLHNSLTAKKFNTETTGNAGIIEPTPWNLFVESGNKTFDELLSEIDNGIYVTNDWYLRYQNYRTGDFSTICRDGLFRIKNGEIIEPIRELRISDNMLRIFNNIIDLSKEKWPIKWWEVEVPTYAPFALIKEVSFTKSKM comes from the coding sequence TTGGATCCAGAAGATATTCCTTCTTTAATAATCAAACTTGGAAAAAAATATGGAGCTACAGATGTAGCTGCAAATACTATTGTTTCACGTACATACATGATAAGATTTTCGAATAATGAAATTACTGTAGCTAAAACTTTCAGAAATATTATAACAAATGTTTTTGTAATGATTAAAGAGCATAGAGCAGGGTCTACTATAGAAGAATTATCTACTAAATCTATTGAAAAAAATATTAAAAGAATCGTTTCCATAGCAAAAACAAGCCCTCCTGGAGAAATATATGCTCCTTTACCAAAAGGACCATTTAAATATAATAAAAAATTATTAAATATAGGAAAAATAAAATTTGATTATGAAAAATTAACAAATTATGTTGATGAAGCAATAAATAGTGCATTAAATTCTGGTGCAAAAAGAGTGGCAGGTTCTTTAATTGGTAAAACAATAACAACTTATTTAAAAACTTCTAGTGGTACTTCAGGAAAATATACTTCTAATACTTTAGAATTATCTATTAGAGCTTTTTCTTCAGATATAGCTACAGGTCAATTTTGCACATTTGCTACTGATGAAAAAACATTCAATCCAAGTGAAATTGGTAAAATAGCTGGAGAAATAGCTAAAAAAGCTATAGATCCTAAACCTGGAGAGCCTGGAAAATATGACGCTATTTTAGGCCCAATGACTTTTGCAGATTTAATTCAACATTTAGCTTTTCATTCTTCTGCTTTTAATGTTGAAGCTGGCTTATCTTTCTTAGTTGATAAAATTGGTCAAAAAGTTGCTTCAGAAAAACTTACAGTAATCGATGATGCAACAATTGAAAATTCTTATGGATCAAGACCTTTTGATGATGAAGGTTTTCCAACACGTAAAAATGTAATAGTAGAAAAAGGGATATTGAAAACTTATTTACATAATAGTCTTACAGCAAAAAAATTTAATACTGAAACTACTGGAAATGCTGGTATAATAGAACCTACTCCATGGAATTTATTTGTTGAATCGGGAAATAAAACTTTTGATGAATTATTATCAGAAATAGATAATGGAATATATGTTACAAATGATTGGTATTTAAGATATCAAAATTATAGAACTGGAGATTTTTCAACAATTTGTAGAGATGGTCTTTTTAGAATAAAGAATGGAGAAATAATTGAACCAATAAGAGAACTTAGAATAAGTGATAATATGCTTAGAATTTTTAATAATATAATTGATTTAAGTAAAGAAAAATGGCCTATTAAATGGTGGGAAGTAGAAGTTCCTACATATGCACCTTTTGCTTTAATAAAAGAAGTAAGCTTTACAAAATCTAAAATGTAA
- a CDS encoding adenosine-specific kinase: protein MELKLIKLDIPKDCQIILGQSHFIKTVEDLHEAMVNSVPGIKFGLAFCESSGPCLVRHSGTDEELEKIAAEQALKLGAGHCFLIIMRGAYPINVLNRIKEVPEVCTIYCATGNPIKVLIIEDEEKNRGIAGVIDGFRSKGIENEENVKERKEFLRKIGYKL from the coding sequence ATGGAATTAAAATTAATAAAATTAGATATTCCTAAAGATTGTCAAATAATATTAGGTCAAAGCCATTTTATAAAAACTGTTGAAGATTTGCATGAAGCAATGGTTAATTCTGTTCCAGGTATAAAATTTGGTTTAGCATTTTGCGAATCTTCAGGACCATGTTTAGTTAGACATAGTGGAACAGATGAAGAATTAGAGAAAATAGCTGCAGAACAAGCTTTAAAATTGGGTGCTGGACATTGCTTTTTAATTATAATGCGTGGAGCATATCCAATAAATGTTCTAAATAGAATAAAAGAAGTGCCAGAAGTATGTACAATTTATTGTGCAACTGGAAATCCTATTAAAGTATTAATAATTGAAGATGAAGAAAAAAATAGAGGAATAGCTGGAGTTATTGATGGTTTTAGAAGTAAAGGAATAGAAAATGAAGAAAATGTTAAAGAAAGAAAAGAATTTTTAAGGAAAATTGGATATAAGCTTTAA
- a CDS encoding glycerophosphodiester phosphodiesterase family protein: MVLVLGHRGCAGLEPENTLRAFKRALELGVDMIEFDVRMTKDKKLVVIHDSKVDRTTNGKGFVKDYNFNDLRKLDAGLGERIPSFEEVIDFLKDKKPIIVIELKEIETVKDVLKKIKEEKIEDKVIIVSFWHNILRKIKEDYRKINTGAIFSGRPVNPISIAKSAKTKLLCLRYEFIDKDIVEQCHKNGIKINSWTVNEEMDIIKMIKLKIDIISSDYPNRVIEVLKQKFI; this comes from the coding sequence ATGGTTCTAGTTTTAGGGCATAGAGGATGTGCTGGCTTAGAACCTGAAAATACATTGAGAGCTTTTAAAAGAGCCTTAGAATTAGGAGTTGATATGATTGAATTTGATGTTAGAATGACTAAAGATAAAAAGCTTGTTGTTATTCATGATTCAAAAGTTGATAGAACTACAAATGGTAAAGGATTTGTTAAAGATTATAATTTTAATGATTTAAGGAAATTGGATGCTGGATTAGGAGAAAGAATTCCATCTTTTGAAGAAGTAATAGATTTCTTAAAAGATAAAAAACCAATAATAGTAATTGAATTGAAAGAAATTGAAACAGTTAAAGATGTTCTAAAGAAAATTAAAGAAGAAAAAATAGAAGATAAGGTAATTATAGTATCATTTTGGCATAATATTTTAAGAAAAATAAAAGAAGATTATAGAAAAATAAATACTGGCGCTATATTTTCAGGAAGGCCTGTTAATCCTATTTCAATAGCAAAATCAGCAAAAACTAAATTGCTTTGTTTACGTTATGAATTTATAGATAAAGATATTGTAGAACAATGCCATAAAAATGGTATTAAAATTAATTCTTGGACTGTTAATGAAGAAATGGATATAATAAAAATGATAAAATTAAAAATAGATATAATAAGTAGTGATTATCCAAATAGAGTAATAGAAGTGTTAAAACAAAAATTTATTTAA
- a CDS encoding phenylalanine--tRNA ligase beta subunit-related protein, with the protein MINIKLTQELKIKYPESIFGSMFVTNVPNRKMHETLEKKKHEIEKEIREMNINNDSIIALYNAYFNKWSKVYPVENQIKNIKKGYSFPKISILVDSMFIAELKNRILTSGHDLNEIKGSLFFDTSKGGEKYIMLNDKEQELEKDDIILKDEGGILASVLFGPAKRTSITLNTKNVLYLAWCPYEIDDKIIIAHLNDISSNLRMVFDYVASKIQIHK; encoded by the coding sequence ATGATAAATATTAAGCTTACTCAAGAATTGAAAATAAAATATCCAGAATCCATCTTTGGTAGTATGTTTGTAACAAATGTGCCTAATAGAAAAATGCATGAAACATTAGAAAAGAAAAAGCATGAAATTGAGAAAGAAATAAGAGAAATGAACATTAATAATGATAGCATTATAGCTTTATATAATGCTTACTTTAATAAATGGAGTAAAGTGTATCCTGTAGAAAATCAAATTAAAAATATAAAGAAGGGATATAGCTTTCCAAAAATTTCAATATTAGTCGATAGTATGTTTATAGCAGAACTTAAAAATAGAATCCTCACTTCTGGTCATGATCTTAATGAAATAAAAGGCTCTTTATTTTTCGATACATCAAAAGGAGGAGAAAAATACATTATGCTTAATGATAAAGAACAAGAACTTGAAAAAGATGATATAATTCTTAAAGATGAAGGGGGAATTTTAGCAAGTGTTTTATTTGGGCCTGCTAAAAGAACTTCCATAACACTTAATACAAAAAATGTTCTATATTTAGCATGGTGCCCTTATGAAATTGATGATAAAATTATAATTGCACATTTAAATGATATATCTTCAAATCTTAGAATGGTTTTTGACTATGTGGCATCAAAAATTCAAATCCATAAATAA
- a CDS encoding DUF763 domain-containing protein, giving the protein MKKLRKTGIAELPLHEGKAPKWLIIRMKSLGEQICQIIIRDFGYKELLSRLSNPFWFQSFGCILGYDWHSSGVTTVVTGVLKNVLNIEDFGVAIAGGKGKISRKTPEEISLIASKANISNLKINELIRASRLSAKVDNSVLQDGHQLYHHVFILTEKGEWAVIQQGMNIFEKTARRYHWLGEKVESFVVEPHSGIISDKKLPYVLNMTSKESEEARKCSVDIACEKPSKIIRLFNEALKNQKSLDEWIESTKEENLKFKLKGIPEYLKMPHKVNWAILKKVYEFQPKNYEQLIEIRGLGQATIRGLALISALIYGYTPNLKDPVRFSFAYGGKDGVPFPVDIKAMDESISFLKQVLEASEINKEEKIEAFRRLKNLINY; this is encoded by the coding sequence TTGAAAAAATTGAGGAAAACTGGTATAGCTGAACTTCCACTTCATGAAGGTAAAGCTCCTAAATGGTTAATAATTAGAATGAAATCTTTGGGAGAACAAATATGTCAAATAATTATTAGGGATTTTGGATATAAAGAATTATTATCCAGACTTTCTAATCCATTTTGGTTTCAATCATTTGGTTGCATATTAGGTTATGATTGGCATTCTTCAGGAGTTACAACAGTTGTTACTGGAGTTCTTAAAAACGTTTTAAATATAGAAGATTTCGGAGTAGCTATAGCAGGTGGTAAAGGGAAAATAAGTAGAAAAACTCCTGAAGAAATTTCTTTAATTGCATCTAAAGCAAATATTTCTAATTTAAAAATTAATGAACTTATAAGAGCAAGCAGACTTTCAGCAAAAGTTGATAATAGTGTTTTACAAGACGGGCATCAATTGTATCATCATGTTTTTATTCTTACAGAAAAAGGAGAATGGGCTGTAATTCAACAAGGAATGAATATTTTTGAAAAAACTGCAAGAAGATATCATTGGCTTGGAGAAAAAGTTGAAAGTTTTGTAGTAGAGCCTCATTCTGGAATAATAAGTGATAAAAAGCTTCCTTACGTGCTAAATATGACTTCTAAAGAAAGTGAAGAAGCTAGAAAATGTTCTGTTGATATTGCATGCGAAAAACCATCTAAAATTATAAGATTATTTAATGAAGCTTTAAAAAATCAAAAATCTTTAGATGAATGGATTGAAAGTACTAAGGAAGAAAATTTAAAATTTAAATTAAAAGGAATACCTGAATATTTAAAAATGCCTCATAAAGTAAATTGGGCAATTCTTAAAAAAGTATATGAATTTCAACCTAAAAATTATGAGCAATTAATAGAAATTAGAGGTTTAGGTCAAGCAACTATAAGAGGATTAGCATTAATAAGTGCTTTGATATATGGTTATACTCCGAATTTAAAAGATCCTGTAAGATTTTCTTTTGCATATGGAGGAAAAGATGGTGTTCCTTTTCCAGTTGATATTAAAGCAATGGATGAAAGTATTTCTTTTTTAAAACAAGTTTTAGAAGCATCAGAAATTAATAAAGAAGAAAAAATTGAAGCTTTTAGAAGATTAAAAAATTTAATAAATTATTAA